The Streptomyces sp. DH-12 genome has a window encoding:
- a CDS encoding DUF4232 domain-containing protein: MRASRLRLLAAAGAAVASLALTACQDGTGTRDEGASASGPAGSAPADSPAGSSAGTAGNGSSGGGTGSAGSGDGQGAQAGTSTNGENGGKDSRSAGSGDGSAAFRSCNGSNTSVTAEPVSRPVNHMLITVENTGSQNCHLTYHPVLRFDEMQWVPQPIEDSQPQAVVTLQPGESAYAGVVLSAADGSGTAGTTGRKLAVGFQGRAPLSDGGPAAIPSLPAEGVYYDSSLTVTYWQSSRDDALAY; this comes from the coding sequence ATGCGCGCCTCCCGCCTCCGCCTGCTCGCCGCCGCCGGTGCCGCCGTCGCCTCGCTCGCCCTGACCGCCTGCCAGGACGGCACCGGCACCCGCGACGAGGGCGCGTCCGCCTCGGGTCCGGCCGGCTCGGCCCCCGCGGACAGCCCCGCGGGGTCGTCCGCCGGCACCGCGGGCAACGGCTCCTCGGGCGGCGGCACGGGCTCGGCCGGGAGCGGCGACGGCCAGGGCGCTCAGGCCGGCACGTCCACGAACGGGGAGAACGGCGGGAAGGACTCCCGGTCGGCCGGTTCCGGCGACGGCTCCGCGGCCTTCCGCTCCTGCAACGGCTCGAACACCTCCGTCACCGCCGAGCCGGTCTCCCGCCCCGTGAACCACATGCTGATCACGGTCGAGAACACCGGCTCGCAGAACTGCCACCTGACCTACCACCCGGTGCTGCGGTTCGACGAGATGCAGTGGGTGCCGCAGCCGATCGAGGACTCCCAGCCGCAGGCCGTGGTCACCCTGCAGCCGGGTGAGTCGGCGTACGCCGGGGTCGTCCTGTCGGCCGCCGACGGCAGCGGCACGGCCGGCACCACCGGCCGGAAGCTCGCCGTCGGCTTCCAGGGCCGCGCCCCGCTCAGCGACGGCGGTCCCGCCGCGATCCCGTCCCTGCCGGCCGAGGGCGTGTACTACGACAGCAGCCTGACGGTGACGTACTGGCAGTCCTCGAGGGACGACGCGCTCGCCTACTGA
- a CDS encoding phenylalanine--tRNA ligase beta subunit-related protein, whose protein sequence is MILRHADAIRSAHPGLAAGALHAAGVDGTADTGPRVAAYTARALARLAGAPESRFPEVLAWRRAFARMGLRPTQYRCASESLLRRLRKEGALPRIHPVVDLCNAVSVAYAVPIAVLDADRVTGPLLEVRPAHGDEEYTAFDGRTEHPAPGEVTYADSAGRAHARRWTSRQSGHSAVSGSTRRILVVTEALHEGGTDTVARTLETLAEELAAHWPVTPASALLTPEAPEFTLDGTTRVP, encoded by the coding sequence ATGATCCTCCGGCACGCGGACGCGATCCGGTCCGCCCACCCGGGCCTGGCGGCGGGCGCGCTCCACGCCGCGGGCGTCGACGGCACGGCGGACACGGGTCCGCGGGTGGCGGCGTACACCGCCCGCGCCCTCGCCCGGCTCGCCGGCGCCCCCGAGAGCCGGTTCCCCGAAGTGCTGGCGTGGCGGCGGGCGTTCGCCCGCATGGGACTGCGTCCGACGCAGTACCGCTGCGCCTCCGAGTCCCTGCTGCGCCGCCTGCGCAAGGAGGGCGCGCTCCCGCGCATCCACCCGGTCGTCGACCTGTGCAACGCGGTCTCCGTCGCGTACGCCGTGCCGATCGCGGTGCTCGACGCCGACCGCGTCACGGGCCCGCTGCTCGAGGTGCGGCCCGCCCACGGCGACGAGGAGTACACGGCCTTCGACGGCCGCACCGAGCACCCGGCCCCCGGCGAGGTGACGTACGCCGACTCCGCCGGACGCGCGCACGCCCGCCGCTGGACCAGCCGGCAGAGCGGCCACTCGGCGGTGAGCGGGAGCACCCGCCGGATCCTCGTGGTGACGGAGGCGCTGCACGAGGGCGGCACGGACACCGTCGCGCGGACCCTGGAGACCCTCGCCGAGGAGCTGGCCGCGCACTGGCCGGTCACGCCGGCGTCCGCCCTGCTCACCCCCGAGGCACCGGAGTTCACGCTCGACGGCACGACACGGGTGCCGTAG
- a CDS encoding SMI1/KNR4 family protein, producing the protein MTDTSGDDRRLPPALAELARTPIDYADGEGIDFEPYETFCSTGETTDWLRQWTGNPELDGDAFRVFGQDGTGGLAALWRIRPGRPLTEQPVVFLGSEGETGVVAGSLPDFLWVLAEGIGPLESVLHDDHSPRPEGALPGLAARHATTPRRPARTIIAEARAEFPDFTASVDALCR; encoded by the coding sequence ATGACCGACACCTCCGGCGACGACCGCCGCCTCCCGCCCGCCCTGGCCGAACTGGCCCGCACGCCCATCGACTACGCCGACGGCGAGGGCATCGACTTCGAGCCCTACGAGACCTTCTGCTCGACCGGGGAGACCACCGACTGGCTGCGCCAGTGGACCGGGAACCCGGAGCTGGACGGCGACGCCTTCCGCGTGTTCGGCCAGGACGGCACCGGCGGCCTCGCGGCCCTCTGGCGGATACGCCCGGGCCGCCCCCTCACCGAGCAGCCCGTGGTCTTCCTCGGCTCGGAGGGCGAGACGGGCGTCGTCGCCGGCAGCCTCCCCGACTTCCTGTGGGTGCTGGCGGAGGGCATCGGCCCCCTGGAGTCGGTCCTCCACGACGACCACTCCCCGCGCCCCGAAGGCGCCCTCCCCGGCCTCGCCGCCCGCCACGCCACCACACCCCGCCGCCCGGCCCGCACGATCATCGCCGAGGCCCGCGCCGAGTTCCCGGACTTCACCGCGTCCGTCGACGCCCTCTGCCGCTGA
- a CDS encoding PLP-dependent aminotransferase family protein — MSAVTDSSGTAHGSDFLQLRADDVPGDGKADWLARQVREAITDRRLTVGSRLPATRLLAADLRVSRGVVTEAYRRLAEDGHVEGRRRGGTVVVAAPPPPLPPRARRPAPVTPFTGSPDARAFDALRAADARIDLTPGRPDLSAFPRTAWLRAERAVLAELSSADLGYGDPRGAPRLRRAVADRLARSRGIAVEPDGILIVAGIAQALTLLHPVLRADGMTAVAVEEPGSLGTRQHLAHGGLATPPVPVDAHGPDVTALRATGAPAVLLTPAHQFPTGVVTSGERRRELLRWAADGGLILEDDYDAEHRYDRPPVPALRSLLTDRLCYMGSVSKLLAPALRIGWLLPPRRHLEALTDAKRFTDLGSAVLPQLVLARLMETGHLERHLRLLRARHVRRRDAVIAAVHAHLPGAVVHGAAAGLHLTVTYAPDVPDTELAAAALALGVKCHPLSWHRQLPGRPGLVLGYAADPPGTLAEGVALLGTALRTLA; from the coding sequence ATGAGTGCGGTGACGGACAGCAGCGGGACGGCGCACGGCTCGGACTTCCTCCAGCTGCGGGCGGACGACGTGCCCGGGGACGGCAAGGCGGACTGGCTCGCGCGGCAGGTGCGGGAGGCGATCACCGACCGCCGGCTGACCGTCGGCAGCAGGCTCCCGGCCACCCGGCTGCTCGCCGCCGACCTCCGCGTCTCGCGGGGCGTGGTCACCGAGGCGTACCGCAGGCTCGCGGAGGACGGCCACGTCGAGGGGCGCCGGCGCGGCGGCACGGTCGTGGTCGCGGCGCCCCCGCCTCCCCTGCCGCCCCGCGCCCGGCGGCCCGCACCCGTCACGCCGTTCACCGGATCCCCCGACGCCCGCGCCTTCGACGCGCTGCGCGCCGCCGACGCCCGGATCGACCTCACCCCCGGCCGCCCCGACCTGTCCGCCTTCCCCCGCACGGCGTGGCTGCGCGCCGAACGGGCCGTGCTCGCCGAACTGTCCAGCGCCGACCTGGGATACGGGGACCCGCGCGGCGCTCCCCGGCTGCGCCGCGCCGTCGCCGACCGGCTGGCCCGCAGCCGCGGCATCGCGGTCGAACCGGACGGCATCCTGATCGTCGCGGGCATCGCCCAGGCCCTCACCCTGCTGCACCCGGTGCTGCGCGCGGACGGCATGACGGCCGTCGCGGTGGAGGAGCCCGGCTCGCTCGGCACCCGCCAGCACCTGGCGCACGGCGGCCTCGCCACCCCGCCCGTCCCGGTCGACGCGCACGGCCCGGACGTCACGGCGCTGCGCGCCACCGGCGCCCCGGCGGTGCTGCTCACCCCGGCGCACCAGTTCCCGACCGGCGTCGTGACCAGCGGGGAGCGCCGCCGCGAACTGCTGCGGTGGGCGGCGGACGGCGGGCTGATCCTGGAGGACGACTACGACGCGGAGCACCGCTACGACCGCCCGCCGGTCCCCGCGCTGCGCTCCCTGCTGACCGACCGCCTCTGCTACATGGGCAGCGTCTCCAAACTGCTCGCCCCCGCCCTGCGCATCGGCTGGCTGCTCCCGCCCCGGCGGCACCTGGAGGCGCTGACCGACGCGAAACGCTTCACCGACCTGGGCAGCGCGGTGCTGCCGCAGCTCGTCCTCGCCCGGCTGATGGAGACGGGCCACCTGGAGCGGCACCTGCGGCTGCTGCGCGCCCGGCACGTCCGCCGCCGGGACGCGGTGATCGCCGCCGTCCACGCCCACCTCCCGGGCGCGGTCGTCCACGGCGCGGCGGCGGGCCTGCACCTGACGGTCACCTACGCGCCGGACGTCCCCGACACCGAACTGGCCGCCGCCGCACTGGCCCTGGGCGTCAAGTGCCACCCCCTCTCCTGGCACCGCCAGCTCCCCGGCCGCCCCGGCCTGGTCCTCGGGTACGCCGCCGACCCGCCCGGCACGCTCGCCGAGGGCGTGGCCCTGCTCGGCACGGCGCTGCGCACCCTGGCCTGA
- the hemB gene encoding porphobilinogen synthase encodes MTTYGSFPGTRPRRLRTSPVMRRMVAETRLHPADLILPAFVREGVAEPVPISAMPGVVQHTRDSLKKAAAEAVAAGISGIMLFGVPEESKKDAVGSAGTDPDGILQVALRDVRAEVGDDLLVMSDLCLDEFTDHGHCGVLDDKGRVDNDATLERYAEMAQVQADAGAHVVGPSGMMDGQIGVIRNALDQIGRDDVAILAYTAKYASAFYGPFREAVGSSLQGDRRTYQQDPANLRESMRELELDLEEGADMVMVKPAGPYLDVLAKVADAVDVPVAAYQISGEYAMIEAAAEKGWIDRDKAIIESLTGIRRAGARNILTYWATEVARTLR; translated from the coding sequence ATGACGACGTACGGATCCTTCCCCGGCACGCGCCCGCGGCGTCTGCGCACCTCCCCGGTCATGCGGCGCATGGTCGCCGAGACCCGGCTGCACCCCGCCGACCTCATCCTCCCGGCCTTCGTGCGCGAGGGCGTCGCGGAGCCGGTGCCGATCTCGGCGATGCCGGGGGTCGTGCAGCACACCCGCGACAGCCTGAAGAAGGCCGCCGCCGAGGCCGTCGCCGCCGGGATCTCCGGGATCATGCTGTTCGGCGTGCCGGAGGAGTCCAAGAAGGACGCCGTGGGCTCGGCGGGCACCGACCCGGACGGCATCCTCCAGGTCGCCCTGCGCGACGTCCGCGCGGAGGTCGGCGACGACCTGCTCGTCATGTCCGACCTGTGCCTCGACGAGTTCACCGACCACGGCCACTGCGGCGTCCTCGACGACAAGGGCCGCGTGGACAACGACGCCACCCTCGAGCGGTACGCCGAGATGGCGCAGGTGCAGGCCGACGCGGGCGCCCACGTGGTCGGTCCGAGCGGGATGATGGACGGGCAGATCGGCGTCATCCGCAACGCCCTCGACCAGATCGGCCGGGACGACGTCGCGATCCTCGCCTACACCGCCAAGTACGCCTCCGCCTTCTACGGCCCCTTCCGGGAGGCCGTCGGCTCCTCGCTCCAGGGCGACCGCCGCACCTACCAGCAGGACCCGGCCAACCTCCGCGAGTCGATGCGCGAGCTGGAGCTCGACCTGGAGGAGGGCGCCGACATGGTCATGGTCAAGCCGGCCGGCCCGTACCTCGACGTCCTCGCCAAGGTCGCGGACGCGGTGGACGTGCCGGTGGCGGCGTACCAGATCTCCGGTGAGTACGCGATGATCGAGGCCGCCGCCGAGAAGGGCTGGATCGACCGCGACAAGGCGATCATCGAGTCCCTGACCGGAATCCGCCGGGCCGGCGCCCGCAACATCCTCACCTACTGGGCCACCGAGGTCGCCCGCACCCTGCGCTGA
- a CDS encoding bifunctional uroporphyrinogen-III C-methyltransferase/uroporphyrinogen-III synthase, which produces MSPTTLPAPPEQGHVTFLGAGPGDPGLLTLRAVEALANADVLVAEHDVLAVVRTHARQGVAEVHTDADTTASSTPGLGTPQLTVVDGASTTAAVPANRDAAHLVMEAARGGKRVVRAVSGDPGLDAYAAEEMLACASAGVPFEVVPGVATAVGVPAYAGVPLRDAQGTDVRFVDARTASDRCWTEVGASDGTVVVSATLDSVAAAAGELVSAGRKPDTPLTVTVAGTTTRQRTWTATLGTIAQTLKQTKALPSPEGGRPVIAVVGERSAAAQRDRLAWFESKPLFGWKVLVPRTKEQAASLSDQLRSYGAVPHEVPTIAVEPPRTPQQMERAVKGLVTGRYEWIAFTSVNAVKAVREKFEEYGLDARAFAGIKVAAVGEQTANALIDFGVRPDLVPSGEQSARGLVEDWPPYDPVFDPIDRVFLPRADIATETLVAGLIELGWEVDDVTAYRTVRASPPPAETREAIKGGGFDAVLFTSSSTVRNLVGIAGKPHNVTVIACIGPATAKTAEEHGLRVDVMAPEPSVHKLAEALADFGARRRLAALEAGDPVTRPSERRPGARRRRSTT; this is translated from the coding sequence TTGAGCCCCACCACTCTTCCCGCCCCTCCGGAACAAGGGCACGTCACCTTCCTCGGTGCCGGACCCGGGGATCCGGGACTGCTGACCCTGCGCGCCGTGGAGGCCCTGGCGAACGCGGACGTCCTCGTCGCCGAGCACGACGTGCTCGCCGTCGTGCGGACGCACGCCAGGCAGGGCGTCGCCGAGGTGCACACGGACGCGGACACGACTGCGTCGTCCACGCCGGGCCTGGGCACGCCCCAGCTGACGGTCGTTGACGGCGCGTCAACAACCGCCGCTGTCCCTGCGAATAGGGATGCCGCACATCTTGTCATGGAGGCCGCGCGGGGCGGCAAGCGGGTCGTCCGTGCGGTGTCCGGCGACCCCGGCCTTGACGCGTACGCCGCCGAGGAGATGCTGGCGTGCGCCTCGGCCGGGGTGCCGTTCGAGGTCGTGCCCGGTGTCGCCACCGCGGTCGGTGTGCCCGCGTACGCCGGTGTGCCGCTGCGGGACGCGCAGGGCACCGACGTGCGGTTCGTCGACGCGCGGACGGCGTCCGACCGGTGCTGGACGGAGGTCGGCGCCTCGGACGGCACGGTGGTCGTCTCCGCCACGCTGGACTCGGTGGCCGCCGCCGCGGGCGAACTGGTGTCCGCCGGACGAAAGCCCGACACCCCCCTGACGGTGACCGTCGCGGGCACCACCACCCGGCAGCGCACCTGGACGGCGACGCTCGGCACGATCGCGCAGACGCTGAAGCAGACCAAGGCGCTGCCCTCCCCGGAGGGCGGCCGGCCGGTGATAGCCGTGGTCGGTGAGCGTTCCGCCGCCGCCCAGCGGGACCGGCTGGCGTGGTTCGAGTCCAAGCCGCTGTTCGGCTGGAAGGTGCTCGTGCCGCGCACGAAGGAGCAGGCGGCGTCGCTCTCCGACCAGCTGCGGTCCTACGGGGCCGTGCCGCACGAGGTGCCGACCATCGCGGTCGAGCCGCCGCGCACGCCCCAGCAGATGGAACGTGCCGTCAAGGGCCTGGTCACCGGCCGCTACGAGTGGATCGCCTTCACCTCGGTCAACGCGGTCAAGGCGGTGCGCGAGAAGTTCGAGGAGTACGGGCTCGACGCCCGCGCCTTCGCCGGGATCAAGGTCGCGGCGGTGGGCGAGCAGACGGCCAACGCCCTGATCGACTTCGGGGTGCGGCCGGACCTGGTGCCGAGCGGCGAGCAGTCGGCCCGCGGGCTGGTGGAGGACTGGCCGCCGTACGACCCGGTCTTCGACCCGATCGACCGCGTCTTCCTGCCGCGCGCCGACATCGCCACCGAGACGCTGGTCGCGGGGCTCATCGAGCTGGGCTGGGAGGTCGACGACGTCACGGCCTACCGCACCGTGCGGGCCTCGCCCCCGCCGGCGGAGACCCGTGAGGCGATCAAGGGCGGCGGCTTCGACGCGGTGCTGTTCACCTCGTCGTCGACGGTCCGGAACCTGGTCGGCATCGCGGGCAAGCCGCACAACGTGACGGTGATCGCCTGCATCGGCCCGGCCACGGCGAAGACGGCCGAGGAGCACGGGCTGCGCGTGGACGTGATGGCTCCCGAGCCGTCGGTCCACAAGCTGGCGGAGGCCCTCGCGGACTTCGGCGCGCGGCGCCGGCTGGCGGCGCTGGAGGCGGGTGACCCGGTCACCCGGCCCAGCGAGCGGCGTCCGGGGGCGCGGAGGCGTCGGTCGACGACGTGA
- the hemC gene encoding hydroxymethylbilane synthase, with amino-acid sequence MTEKALRLGTRRSKLAMAQSGQVADAVSQVTGRPVELVEITTYGDVSREHLAQIGGTGVFVAALREALARGEVDFAVHSLKDLPTTQPDELVVAAIPVREDPRDVLIARDALKLTDLPAGARVGTGSPRRMAQLNAYARSRGMEIETVPIRGNVDTRIGYVTKGDLDAVVLAAAGLNRVGRSDEVTDFLSVDTILPAPGQGALAVETTADNADLIAALAELDDPFTRVAVTAERSLLAALEAGCSAPVGALADLPPLSAPLERGDSRTDGQTVKEMRLRGVVGSTDGSTLVQLSTTGPVPETHEAAMALGRELATEMLAQGAAGLMGERAL; translated from the coding sequence ATGACTGAGAAGGCACTGAGGCTGGGCACCAGGCGGAGCAAGCTCGCCATGGCCCAGTCCGGGCAGGTGGCGGATGCCGTGAGCCAGGTGACCGGACGGCCCGTCGAGCTCGTCGAGATCACCACGTACGGCGACGTCTCGCGCGAGCACCTCGCGCAGATCGGCGGCACGGGCGTCTTCGTCGCCGCCCTGCGGGAGGCGCTGGCGCGCGGCGAGGTGGACTTCGCGGTGCACTCCCTGAAGGACCTGCCGACCACGCAGCCCGACGAGCTGGTCGTGGCGGCGATCCCGGTGCGGGAGGACCCGCGGGACGTGCTCATCGCCCGGGACGCGCTGAAGCTCACCGACCTGCCGGCCGGGGCGCGCGTCGGCACCGGTTCGCCGCGCCGCATGGCGCAGCTGAACGCGTACGCGCGCAGCCGCGGCATGGAGATCGAGACGGTCCCGATCCGGGGCAACGTCGACACCCGCATCGGGTACGTCACCAAGGGCGACCTGGACGCGGTCGTGCTGGCGGCCGCGGGGCTCAACCGGGTCGGCCGCAGCGACGAGGTGACCGACTTCCTGTCGGTCGACACGATTCTGCCCGCCCCCGGCCAGGGGGCACTGGCGGTCGAGACCACCGCGGACAACGCGGACCTCATCGCCGCGCTCGCCGAGCTCGACGACCCGTTCACGCGGGTCGCCGTGACGGCCGAGCGGTCACTGCTCGCCGCTCTGGAGGCCGGCTGCAGCGCACCCGTGGGGGCGCTGGCCGACCTTCCCCCCCTCTCGGCTCCGCTCGAGCGGGGGGACTCCCGGACCGACGGGCAGACTGTCAAGGAAATGCGCCTGCGGGGCGTCGTCGGCTCGACCGACGGCTCCACGCTGGTGCAGTTGTCCACCACCGGTCCCGTGCCCGAGACGCACGAGGCGGCGATGGCGCTCGGTCGCGAACTCGCCACCGAGATGCTGGCGCAGGGCGCGGCCGGTCTGATGGGGGAGCGAGCACTTTGA
- a CDS encoding DUF4232 domain-containing protein yields the protein MRVNKLTIAALAVVAGLSLTACQNEEDVAADPGPAASSPAAPSANGDGDTDQSQEGTAVAGTGADEGGKADDCRTDELEVTATNVTIDGDTEGTVAVEFTNGGGRDCTLTGYAGVDLRTDAGTLSAERTGEAAPSVVLKDGEAVSFAVVHPVNDSGGSGVRVTSLVVTPPNETKSVTLDWPAATLPVTDGSGTKVKVGPIGSAGQGG from the coding sequence ATGCGCGTCAACAAGCTCACCATCGCCGCCCTGGCCGTCGTCGCGGGTCTCTCGCTGACCGCCTGCCAGAACGAGGAGGACGTCGCCGCGGACCCCGGCCCGGCCGCCTCGTCCCCCGCCGCCCCCTCCGCGAACGGCGACGGCGACACGGACCAGTCCCAGGAGGGCACGGCGGTCGCCGGAACCGGCGCCGACGAGGGCGGCAAGGCCGACGACTGCCGCACCGACGAACTGGAGGTCACCGCGACAAACGTCACCATCGACGGCGACACCGAGGGCACCGTCGCGGTGGAGTTCACCAACGGCGGCGGCCGTGACTGCACCCTCACCGGTTACGCGGGCGTCGACCTGAGGACCGACGCGGGCACGCTGTCCGCCGAACGCACCGGCGAGGCGGCCCCCTCGGTCGTCCTCAAGGACGGCGAGGCGGTGTCCTTCGCCGTCGTCCACCCGGTCAACGACTCGGGCGGCTCCGGCGTCCGCGTCACGAGCCTGGTGGTGACTCCGCCCAACGAGACGAAGTCGGTCACCCTCGACTGGCCGGCCGCCACGCTGCCCGTCACGGACGGCTCCGGCACGAAGGTGAAGGTCGGCCCGATCGGCAGCGCGGGCCAGGGCGGCTGA
- a CDS encoding LysE family translocator — protein MSLAFLLAALAVVVTPGTGVVYTLAAGLSHGRRAGLVAAFGCTIAVVPHLLASVTGLAGLLHSSPVAYAVVKYAGVAYLLYMAWAMLRDKEAFTVRPESEPRPALRVITTAVLINVLNPKPTLFFVAFLPQFVPAGSGDSLGLMLRLGAVFMALTFVVFAVYGVCAAAVRDRLLARPRITTGLRAVFTAGFVGLSVRMAVA, from the coding sequence TTGAGTCTCGCGTTCCTGCTGGCCGCCCTGGCCGTGGTGGTCACCCCTGGCACCGGCGTGGTCTACACGCTCGCCGCCGGCCTGTCCCACGGCCGGCGCGCGGGCCTGGTGGCCGCCTTCGGCTGCACGATCGCCGTCGTGCCGCACCTGCTGGCGTCCGTCACCGGCCTCGCCGGCCTGCTCCACTCCAGCCCGGTCGCCTACGCGGTGGTGAAGTACGCGGGCGTCGCGTATCTGCTGTACATGGCGTGGGCGATGCTGCGCGACAAGGAGGCGTTCACCGTCCGGCCGGAGTCCGAGCCGCGCCCCGCGCTCCGCGTGATCACGACCGCCGTGCTGATCAACGTGCTGAACCCGAAGCCGACGCTGTTCTTCGTCGCGTTCCTCCCGCAGTTCGTCCCGGCCGGCTCCGGCGACTCGCTCGGCCTGATGCTGCGGCTCGGCGCGGTCTTCATGGCCCTGACCTTCGTGGTCTTCGCCGTGTACGGCGTGTGCGCGGCGGCCGTGCGGGACCGGCTGCTGGCCCGTCCCCGGATCACCACCGGGCTCCGGGCCGTCTTCACCGCCGGCTTCGTCGGTCTGAGCGTCCGGATGGCGGTGGCGTGA
- a CDS encoding helix-turn-helix transcriptional regulator has protein sequence MSEQTAAADFAALLRELKDRSGHSYGVLAKRLHMSTSTLHRYCNGDAVPTDYAPVERLARLCKARPEELVELHRRWVLADAVRGRKGAATTETSSAAKPSAAAETPSAAEPSGEEGSGTGPGEAASGAAPEAEASPAAPAGPPPTSPAGAGAPGTGPTDADAPDGNATDGNATDGNAPDGADPALRPATPAPARRRTRTAVLAGIAVAAVAAGIAFAVGLPGGGQDGDGDGDGGRHRPAGAAGVTAEETAPASSSPSSSAGSRSSASASPSGKDKGPTGTPAGSAPADAPSVGAERSGVPVTVQAEPYAWESPCSQRYLIDKPASEVNPPPVEEAAPTWVAAQGAVSSGQQYLRLTVQGTGPETVVVDGLTVRVAGKRAPLAWNDFAMAYPGVGCGGSVPTRAFTVSLDSARPAVTPEPGNQDFPFKVSESDPEVYYITASVSAHDVDWYLELKWSSGDRSGTLTVDDEGRPFRTSGNEGRPAYEFPIGGDGWVPEGTTKLG, from the coding sequence GTGTCGGAACAGACGGCCGCGGCGGATTTCGCCGCGTTGCTGCGGGAGTTGAAGGACCGATCGGGGCACAGCTACGGGGTCCTCGCCAAACGGCTCCACATGAGTACGTCGACCCTGCACCGCTACTGCAACGGGGACGCGGTGCCGACCGACTACGCGCCGGTCGAGCGGCTGGCCCGGCTGTGCAAGGCGCGCCCCGAGGAGCTGGTCGAGCTGCACCGCCGGTGGGTGCTGGCGGACGCGGTGCGGGGGCGGAAGGGGGCGGCGACGACCGAGACGTCCTCGGCCGCGAAGCCCTCGGCGGCTGCCGAGACGCCCTCGGCCGCGGAGCCCTCGGGGGAGGAGGGCTCGGGCACCGGACCCGGGGAGGCGGCTTCCGGCGCCGCGCCCGAGGCTGAGGCGTCTCCGGCCGCCCCGGCCGGCCCACCGCCCACCAGTCCCGCCGGGGCGGGGGCGCCGGGGACCGGCCCCACGGACGCCGACGCCCCCGACGGGAACGCCACCGACGGGAACGCCACCGACGGGAACGCCCCCGACGGGGCGGACCCGGCCCTCCGCCCGGCCACCCCGGCCCCCGCCCGGCGCCGTACCCGCACCGCCGTCCTCGCCGGCATCGCTGTCGCCGCGGTGGCCGCCGGGATCGCCTTCGCCGTCGGGCTGCCGGGCGGCGGCCAGGACGGCGACGGCGACGGCGACGGCGGCCGGCACCGTCCGGCCGGCGCGGCAGGGGTGACCGCCGAGGAGACCGCCCCCGCGTCGTCCTCGCCGTCCTCCTCCGCCGGTTCCCGTTCCAGCGCCTCCGCGTCCCCCTCGGGCAAGGACAAGGGACCGACCGGGACGCCCGCCGGGTCCGCGCCCGCCGACGCGCCGAGCGTCGGTGCGGAGAGGAGCGGCGTGCCGGTCACGGTGCAGGCGGAGCCGTACGCGTGGGAGAGCCCCTGCTCGCAGCGCTATCTGATCGACAAGCCGGCGAGCGAGGTGAACCCGCCGCCGGTGGAGGAGGCCGCCCCGACCTGGGTGGCGGCGCAGGGCGCGGTGTCGTCGGGGCAGCAGTACCTGCGGCTCACCGTGCAGGGCACCGGTCCCGAGACGGTGGTCGTCGACGGCCTCACCGTGCGGGTGGCGGGCAAGCGGGCGCCGCTCGCCTGGAACGACTTCGCCATGGCCTACCCCGGCGTGGGCTGCGGAGGCTCCGTGCCGACGCGGGCGTTCACCGTCTCCCTGGACTCGGCGCGGCCCGCCGTCACCCCCGAACCGGGGAACCAGGACTTCCCGTTCAAGGTCAGCGAGTCCGACCCGGAGGTGTACTACATCACCGCCTCCGTCTCCGCCCACGACGTCGACTGGTACCTGGAACTGAAGTGGTCCAGCGGCGACCGCAGCGGCACGCTCACCGTGGACGACGAGGGCCGCCCCTTCCGCACCAGCGGCAACGAGGGCCGTCCGGCGTACGAGTTCCCGATCGGCGGCGACGGGTGGGTGCCGGAGGGGACGACGAAACTCGGGTAG